A genomic stretch from Ureibacillus composti includes:
- the tatC gene encoding twin-arginine translocase subunit TatC, with protein MDPYGYNNLSPLDKKKKQQSVEEAEKVKESEETTNLIEQVKIEVEVEEKDESGSILDGNKEPWYDHIFELRKQLIKSVIVFLVLFIIVFSTINFWLPLITKGHKLVILGPLEVIKSYTSISATLSLGLSLPLICNFFWQFAKPGLYEREQKFIGLYSPIMLILFLFGLAFGYFVVNPMSYHFLIGLGEKNFDMLITATDYIHFLIMTTVPIGLLFELPVVALFLSSISLLTAETMKNIRKWSYVIMGVVSALITPPDFISQLLILVPMIGLYELSIFIVRKAEEKRISNSPMTEEAH; from the coding sequence ATGGATCCTTATGGCTACAATAATTTAAGTCCATTGGATAAAAAAAAGAAGCAGCAATCTGTTGAAGAGGCAGAAAAGGTAAAGGAATCTGAAGAAACTACTAATTTGATTGAACAAGTGAAAATCGAAGTTGAAGTCGAAGAAAAAGATGAATCAGGATCGATCTTAGATGGAAACAAGGAGCCTTGGTATGACCATATCTTTGAGTTAAGGAAGCAGCTTATAAAAAGTGTAATTGTATTTTTAGTGCTATTTATTATTGTCTTCTCTACCATAAACTTTTGGTTGCCATTGATTACGAAGGGGCACAAGCTTGTTATATTAGGCCCCTTAGAGGTAATTAAATCTTACACTTCTATTTCTGCTACTTTATCCTTAGGATTATCGTTGCCGCTAATTTGTAATTTTTTCTGGCAATTTGCAAAGCCGGGTCTTTATGAAAGAGAACAGAAGTTTATTGGGCTTTACTCACCAATTATGCTAATACTGTTCTTGTTTGGCCTTGCATTTGGATATTTCGTTGTAAATCCAATGAGCTACCATTTTCTTATAGGTCTAGGTGAAAAGAATTTTGATATGTTGATTACTGCGACTGACTATATTCATTTCCTCATTATGACTACTGTGCCAATTGGGTTACTTTTTGAATTACCTGTTGTAGCACTCTTTCTATCATCGATTAGTCTATTAACAGCAGAAACGATGAAGAACATCAGAAAGTGGTCATATGTGATTATGGGAGTGGTATCAGCTCTTATCACACCACCTGATTTTATTAGTCAATTATTGATTTTAGTTCCGATGATTGGTTTATATGAATTGAGTATTTTTATTGTTAGAAAAGCTGAAGAAAAAAGAATATCCAATTCTCCAATGACTGAAGAAGCACACTAA
- a CDS encoding serine protease, producing the protein MAEEKEEEFEPISEEELIELVLEAQKEALEKARLERLARLSGVKPPPKKQSPFVRLIVWLIAGMMAFSTFAFIFEIYSIPAVEFVKVSAKLSSREDIQSYKKAVVEVSTGESKGTGFTVSSDGLIVTNDHVVDDALTLTVIFPDDGMYKAEVVESYPDIDLALLKIDGEDLPYLQLAESFEVTTDEAVHFIGNPLSFTGIANEGRILESTRLSDWENNVYMMDAPVYKGNSGSPVINYDGLVIGIVFATIKDHEYGHVGLFVPVDLLINRLPNSATN; encoded by the coding sequence ATGGCTGAAGAAAAAGAGGAAGAATTCGAGCCGATTAGCGAAGAAGAATTAATAGAACTTGTTCTTGAAGCACAAAAAGAGGCTCTCGAAAAGGCTCGGTTAGAACGCCTCGCACGACTTTCTGGTGTCAAACCACCACCAAAGAAACAGTCCCCCTTTGTCAGGCTCATTGTTTGGCTCATTGCAGGAATGATGGCATTTAGCACCTTTGCCTTCATTTTTGAAATTTACTCGATTCCTGCTGTTGAATTTGTTAAAGTATCGGCGAAGTTATCTTCTCGGGAAGATATTCAATCATATAAAAAAGCGGTTGTTGAGGTTTCCACCGGTGAAAGTAAAGGAACTGGATTTACGGTTTCATCTGATGGGTTAATTGTAACGAATGACCATGTTGTCGATGATGCCCTCACACTTACCGTCATTTTCCCCGATGATGGCATGTACAAAGCTGAGGTAGTTGAGAGTTATCCTGACATTGATTTAGCCCTTTTAAAAATAGATGGTGAGGATCTTCCATATTTGCAACTTGCAGAATCTTTTGAGGTTACGACAGATGAAGCAGTGCACTTTATCGGAAATCCACTATCTTTTACAGGAATCGCCAATGAAGGGAGAATACTCGAATCTACTAGGTTATCTGACTGGGAGAACAACGTTTACATGATGGATGCCCCCGTATATAAAGGAAATAGTGGTAGCCCAGTAATTAATTACGACGGACTAGTGATTGGTATTGTCTTTGCAACAATTAAAGATCACGAGTATGGTCATGTCGGATTGTTTGTACCAGTAGATCTTTTAATTAATCGATTACCAAATAGTGCTACGAACTAG
- a CDS encoding LLM class flavin-dependent oxidoreductase, whose product MKLSVLDQAPITKGHTAQDALNYAVELAIVAEELGYERIWMAEHHNTNGFASSAPEITCSYIAAKTEKIRIGTGGTMVMHYSPYKMAEVFKSLSALAPGRIDFGAGRAPGGDHFAMYALAEGRQPEVNHLYEKINHTLQFIKEEAPLIPYYNKVIASPQHIVLPQSWLLGSSGNSAIQAGKMGMGYSYAQFFNGYMNRQVFDAYRENFVPSTFMEKPEIMISYFVTVAETKEEAEYEAKPADIARLLFMRGQVDQLRMTPEEAKDYPLSEMDRMWIEDTRYQHLVGTPTEIADFLRQEQQTYGFDEAMICSIPHSQKTRLNVYRLLAKEMLH is encoded by the coding sequence ATGAAACTAAGTGTATTAGATCAGGCACCAATAACAAAAGGTCATACTGCACAGGATGCGCTTAACTATGCTGTAGAATTGGCTATAGTAGCGGAAGAATTAGGGTATGAACGAATCTGGATGGCGGAGCACCATAATACAAATGGATTTGCTAGTTCTGCTCCTGAAATTACATGTTCGTATATAGCTGCAAAAACTGAAAAAATCCGTATTGGTACAGGCGGAACGATGGTAATGCACTATTCACCATACAAAATGGCAGAAGTATTTAAATCGTTAAGTGCTCTTGCACCAGGACGTATTGATTTTGGTGCTGGGCGTGCACCTGGTGGAGATCATTTTGCAATGTATGCATTAGCCGAAGGACGACAACCAGAAGTGAATCATTTATATGAAAAAATCAATCACACGCTTCAATTTATAAAAGAGGAAGCACCGTTAATCCCTTACTACAATAAAGTGATTGCCTCCCCACAGCATATAGTGCTTCCTCAAAGCTGGTTATTGGGTTCAAGTGGAAATAGCGCAATTCAAGCAGGAAAAATGGGAATGGGCTATTCTTATGCTCAATTTTTCAATGGGTACATGAATAGACAAGTGTTTGACGCATACAGAGAAAATTTCGTACCTTCTACGTTTATGGAAAAACCTGAAATTATGATTTCTTATTTTGTAACGGTTGCTGAAACGAAGGAAGAAGCAGAATATGAAGCAAAACCAGCAGATATTGCTCGACTGTTATTTATGCGTGGACAGGTAGATCAATTACGCATGACACCTGAAGAGGCAAAAGATTATCCTTTATCTGAAATGGACCGAATGTGGATAGAAGATACACGTTATCAACATTTAGTTGGAACACCAACAGAAATTGCTGATTTTTTAAGACAAGAGCAACAAACTTATGGTTTTGATGAAGCCATGATTTGTTCGATTCCACACTCACAAAAAACTCGATTAAATGTTTATCGTTTATTAGCGAAAGAAATGCTTCATTAG
- a CDS encoding GMC family oxidoreductase, with protein sequence MATTLDKVDVVTVGVGWTGGIVAAECAKSGLKVRGLERGEARGTEDYSMVHDEFRYAIRYELFQNLSRETITFRNNRQMNALPMRMMGSFLLGEGLGGAGTHWNGQNWRFLPYDFEIKSQTEKKYGKDKIGKDFLLQDWGITYDELEPYFTKYEYTAGISGEDTNPFWGKRSKPFPTPPMKKTPILEKFEKATTNLGYHPFMMPSANLSEPYENPDGSTIAACQYCGFCERFGCEYGAKSSAEITVVPTALETGNFDIRYHSNVVEVLKKGNKVTGVRFYDTVTGEEFIQPADVVVLTSYVLNNAKLLMVSNIGEQYDPDTGRGTLGRNYCYQILPGATGFFDDEQFNTYMGAGALGMTIDDFNGDSFDHSKLDFIHGASLSLTQPGLRPIAFNPVPPDTPAWGEEFKKASVHYYTRALSIGGQGASMPYKENYMSLDSTYKDAYGVPLLRLTYNFTDQDRALHKYLSERSAEIMKEMGANTIAPANPLTDYDIVPYQTTHNTGGTVMGNDPGISVVNTWLQHWDAENLFVVGAGNFAHNSGYNPTGTVGALAYRCAEGIIKYSKTGGSLV encoded by the coding sequence ATGGCTACTACATTAGATAAAGTTGATGTTGTAACAGTAGGTGTTGGTTGGACAGGAGGTATTGTGGCTGCCGAATGTGCAAAATCTGGCTTGAAAGTTCGAGGATTAGAGCGTGGTGAAGCCCGTGGTACTGAAGATTATTCAATGGTACACGATGAGTTTCGTTATGCAATCCGATATGAGTTATTTCAAAATTTATCAAGGGAAACGATTACGTTCCGAAATAATAGGCAAATGAATGCGCTACCGATGCGAATGATGGGTTCTTTCCTTTTAGGAGAAGGATTGGGAGGAGCTGGTACGCACTGGAATGGGCAAAACTGGCGATTCTTACCTTACGATTTTGAAATAAAATCCCAAACTGAAAAGAAATATGGTAAGGATAAAATCGGAAAGGACTTTTTGCTTCAAGATTGGGGAATCACCTATGATGAACTGGAACCCTATTTCACTAAATATGAATATACGGCTGGTATTTCCGGTGAAGATACGAATCCATTTTGGGGAAAGCGGTCTAAACCTTTTCCAACACCACCGATGAAAAAAACACCAATTCTTGAGAAGTTTGAAAAGGCAACGACAAATCTAGGGTATCATCCATTTATGATGCCGTCTGCCAATTTATCTGAACCTTATGAAAACCCTGATGGTTCAACGATTGCAGCATGTCAATATTGCGGTTTTTGTGAAAGATTTGGCTGTGAATATGGGGCGAAATCTTCTGCTGAGATAACTGTTGTTCCAACCGCTTTGGAAACAGGGAATTTTGATATTCGTTACCATTCCAATGTAGTTGAGGTACTAAAAAAAGGAAACAAAGTAACTGGGGTACGATTCTATGATACGGTAACCGGTGAGGAATTTATCCAACCCGCTGATGTGGTTGTATTGACATCATATGTATTAAATAATGCGAAATTATTAATGGTATCCAATATTGGAGAACAATATGATCCGGATACGGGTCGCGGAACACTTGGTAGAAATTATTGCTATCAAATTTTACCTGGAGCAACTGGATTCTTTGATGATGAACAATTTAACACCTATATGGGTGCAGGTGCATTAGGAATGACAATTGATGACTTTAATGGGGATTCGTTCGATCATTCTAAACTGGACTTTATACATGGAGCAAGTCTTTCATTAACTCAACCAGGGCTACGTCCAATTGCCTTTAACCCTGTTCCTCCAGACACACCTGCTTGGGGTGAGGAATTTAAAAAGGCTTCCGTACATTACTATACAAGAGCATTAAGCATTGGTGGACAAGGGGCTTCTATGCCATATAAGGAAAACTATATGTCTCTTGATTCCACTTATAAGGATGCCTATGGCGTACCATTATTAAGATTGACTTATAACTTTACTGATCAGGATCGAGCACTTCATAAGTATCTTTCTGAGAGATCTGCTGAAATCATGAAAGAAATGGGCGCAAATACTATTGCTCCGGCAAATCCATTAACTGATTATGATATTGTGCCTTATCAAACAACACATAATACGGGCGGAACAGTTATGGGTAATGACCCTGGAATAAGTGTTGTAAATACGTGGTTGCAACATTGGGATGCTGAAAACTTATTTGTTGTAGGAGCAGGGAACTTCGCACATAATAGCGGCTACAATCCAACAGGAACTGTGGGTGCTCTGGCATACCGCTGTGCAGAGGGGATTATCAAATATAGTAAAACAGGCGGCAGTCTTGTCTAA
- a CDS encoding alpha/beta-type small acid-soluble spore protein yields MASNGNNKLNVPGAQAAVDQMKFEIAQEFGVNLGPEDAARANGSVGGEITKRLVQMAEAQLRGNNNQQ; encoded by the coding sequence ATGGCTTCTAACGGTAATAACAAATTAAACGTACCTGGTGCACAAGCTGCAGTGGATCAAATGAAATTCGAGATTGCACAAGAATTTGGTGTAAACCTTGGACCAGAAGATGCTGCACGTGCAAATGGTTCTGTGGGTGGAGAAATTACAAAACGCCTTGTTCAAATGGCTGAAGCGCAATTAAGAGGTAACAATAACCAACAATAA
- a CDS encoding gluconate 2-dehydrogenase subunit 3 family protein, which translates to MSNEKEKQGVSRRDFLKTTGIATGTLIGGGIIGGLVGYNANKSSGKNEKTGETQQGQNHEINVGLQHFKTMKSFNILSQATERILPEDDLGPGAIGLGVPYFIDNQLAGAYGMNAKEYMQGPFEDGAVTQGYQSRLTRAQIIDQGIAKLEEEAQSRFKKGFEELEPDQMDEILTAFQKGEVKMEAVTSMFFFTLLRQATLEGAYSDPIYNGNRNMEGWKMKGFPGHQYSYIKDIESKEFIEYKPQSISSMTHK; encoded by the coding sequence ATGAGTAATGAAAAAGAAAAACAAGGTGTTTCTCGGCGTGACTTTTTGAAAACTACTGGGATTGCAACAGGTACTTTAATTGGTGGGGGAATTATTGGTGGACTAGTAGGGTACAACGCCAATAAGAGCTCCGGAAAAAATGAAAAAACTGGAGAGACTCAACAAGGTCAAAATCATGAAATCAATGTTGGTCTTCAGCACTTTAAAACAATGAAAAGTTTTAATATATTATCTCAAGCAACAGAGCGAATTTTACCAGAAGATGATTTAGGACCGGGTGCCATCGGGTTAGGTGTTCCTTACTTCATTGATAACCAATTAGCTGGTGCTTATGGGATGAATGCAAAGGAATACATGCAAGGTCCATTTGAAGATGGTGCGGTTACACAAGGTTATCAAAGTAGGCTTACACGAGCCCAAATCATTGACCAAGGAATCGCCAAACTTGAGGAAGAAGCTCAATCAAGATTTAAGAAAGGGTTTGAGGAATTAGAACCCGATCAGATGGATGAAATATTAACAGCTTTCCAAAAAGGGGAAGTGAAAATGGAGGCAGTGACCTCTATGTTTTTCTTTACACTACTTCGTCAGGCAACACTTGAGGGAGCATATAGTGATCCAATCTACAATGGTAACCGAAATATGGAAGGCTGGAAAATGAAAGGGTTCCCAGGTCACCAATATAGCTATATTAAAGATATTGAAAGTAAAGAGTTTATTGAATACAAACCACAGTCAATTAGCAGTATGACTCATAAATAG
- the thpR gene encoding RNA 2',3'-cyclic phosphodiesterase, with the protein METKHHYFFAVKLPKEMKDFLNGWIQSNQRDYEFGRWVHPEDYHITLAFLGYAEEKKLQDAIETMGSVLSDLSSFSLTLDKLGIFGSMKSPRIFWAGVVESEQLAEVQKKVFTQCLKLGFELDKKPFRPHITLARKYKGESFFNSEKLKSIKTEDHQTFEFEVSEVILYETHLDQSPKYKEFARFPLNAKNT; encoded by the coding sequence ATGGAAACTAAACATCATTATTTCTTTGCAGTGAAGTTACCAAAGGAAATGAAGGACTTTTTAAATGGATGGATTCAGTCAAATCAACGTGATTATGAATTTGGGAGATGGGTTCATCCTGAAGATTATCACATTACACTTGCATTTTTAGGGTATGCAGAAGAGAAAAAGTTACAGGATGCCATTGAAACAATGGGTTCAGTTTTATCCGATCTATCGTCATTTTCATTAACACTCGATAAATTGGGGATTTTTGGGTCAATGAAAAGTCCGCGAATATTTTGGGCAGGTGTAGTTGAATCTGAACAGTTAGCGGAAGTGCAGAAAAAGGTATTTACCCAATGTTTAAAGTTAGGCTTTGAATTAGATAAAAAACCTTTCCGCCCTCATATTACATTAGCAAGAAAATACAAAGGAGAAAGCTTTTTTAATTCCGAAAAGCTAAAATCGATTAAAACAGAGGATCACCAGACTTTTGAATTTGAAGTGAGTGAGGTTATTCTTTATGAAACACACTTGGATCAGTCACCAAAATATAAGGAATTTGCAAGATTCCCATTAAATGCGAAAAATACGTAA
- the tatA gene encoding twin-arginine translocase TatA/TatE family subunit: MGGLSSIGVPGLIIILVIVLIVFGPKKLPEIGGAVGKTLSEFKKSAREIMDDDEVEKKPVLKEVKKSDEAS; encoded by the coding sequence ATGGGTGGTTTAAGTTCTATTGGTGTTCCTGGGTTAATTATCATTTTAGTGATTGTACTGATTGTTTTTGGACCTAAAAAGCTTCCAGAAATCGGAGGCGCAGTTGGAAAAACATTATCTGAATTTAAAAAGTCAGCTCGAGAAATTATGGACGACGATGAAGTTGAAAAAAAGCCCGTTTTAAAGGAAGTAAAGAAGTCCGATGAAGCATCGTAG
- a CDS encoding DUF86 domain-containing protein, with protein sequence MKKEDFISSKVKSIEKCVKRVREVYDEDLMNLIDQTKQDSIILNMQRISETSVELALFVVTEKLSEQATTRSEALDVLGEKKILPKELVTVLKTITNGFKHIALYDYESINLDILKSIVNRYLDNFSTFTKLISEYENEGAVSSE encoded by the coding sequence ATGAAAAAGGAAGACTTCATTAGTTCAAAGGTAAAGAGTATTGAAAAATGTGTTAAGCGTGTTCGGGAAGTATATGATGAAGACTTGATGAATTTAATCGACCAAACGAAGCAAGATAGTATTATTTTAAATATGCAAAGAATCAGTGAGACGAGTGTAGAACTTGCCCTGTTTGTGGTAACGGAGAAACTATCAGAACAGGCAACAACTCGGAGTGAAGCCCTTGATGTTTTAGGGGAGAAGAAGATCCTCCCAAAAGAGTTAGTTACCGTGTTAAAAACAATTACGAATGGGTTCAAGCATATTGCATTATATGATTACGAATCCATTAATTTAGATATTTTAAAGTCAATCGTAAATAGGTACTTAGATAACTTTTCAACCTTTACAAAACTTATTTCAGAATACGAAAACGAAGGAGCCGTCTCTTCAGAATGA